The genomic interval AACAAAggtattaattaatacaagaAGCTTGACGTGCATGATACGGTTGATATGCATGCAAGCATGCACGAATACATATATGTCTGAAATTGTTTTATGTCATATCATAGTGAGTTGAACTATAAAAGTATCAAATTTGTAACCAAAAACTTGACGTATGTAATGAAATATTTGGAAAGTGtaaatagatatatatatgaatgGAACCAGCGTATCATAATCATTCTGAATACTagactttatttattttgcttctCAGTAATTGATACATAGTGATAATAATTAACTCGGCTGGAAAGAGAACATTTGAGAGCTAATAAACGTGTGTGAAATATTTGCATGAATTTTCAGCGGTATGGCTTCGAGTTTCTTGTTGTTTGTACTGGAAAATATGGTGACGTACCAATAATTCCAGCTTTCCCAAACAACAAAGGGCCTGAGGTGTTTGAAGGCCAGGTTTTGCATTCCATCGACTACTGCAAACTTGACAAAGAAGCTGCTTCTCAACTTCTCAAAGACAAGAAGGTTGCAGTCGTGGGTTTCAAGAAATCAGCTATTGATTTAGCCAAGGAGTGCGCTGAGTCAAACCAAGGTACCTATacctaattaattaagtatgtaattttaagatttgtgagGTAATTAACACTCgtttagttcttatattttaaaaaattatcttaaaacaccttttatagttaaatatgttatatttttatccttgttttctttttgtttttataataatacattTTGCAATAATGTTCTTGaaactaatttttcaattaatctataaaaatttaattagtaattattagaacattaacaagaaaatatcaatatgaAAGAACTAATATTTCTATACCCGTGCAACAATcttgataataatttatttataaattaattaatatcactCAACTTAAAAGAATGATTAATATCCTTGCAACAATTTTACTAATagttattaaattaacaaattaatttactaaattagtaataaaagtaaaataataacataaattttgaatttgtgaaaattttatgttatttcacaaatttgtgttaattttagggttgatttgataaattaatattttttctttttattaatatcctcAAAAAATGTAAGAATTTTGTTGTAAGGATAtgattatatacatatatatatatatataaagaaaggGTACGAGTATAACGTATTTAACAACATGAGTGTTgtaaggtatttttaaaatgtagaGATTAAACGATCACttaaatcaaaagataaaagattaaataagtatttattcaaatttatgaaTAACGCATGTGCAACTTCTTTATCGCTTAATATATTAGCTTTAGAAATTTATGATAGACGTCgctttagaaattaattattaaaattgctTTCTTGCTTCTTCCTTTGTTTTCCCATGCATCTTGGAAACAAACAGGTTCCATCTGTTTGTCCGCACTCTTAATTTGTTCATACGCTGGTGGAACAAATGGGGGTGAAATTCATTTGGACCAGTCGGTCCAAGGACAAGTAGTGAACAGGATCTGATGATTTTCCACGTTGTCCATATGAGTTGAATTTGCATGAGAAGTCAGAACATTCGATTGCGTGGTCAAGTGTCAAACAAGTAACAATCAAACATATCTTGTCTAGCTGTCCTTGGACTTATTGACTGTATAGGTTTTCAAGAAgaattttgcattttacaaTGGGATCGATCCGAGAAAAACATCATTATTGACCATTCacaaaatcatatataattcTGTCTCCTCATTTAGCTGTTCTTGGAAAGTTCGATTATTCAACTTAAGAAACTCCTGCGATGGTTAAAAAAGAGTTTGAGTTGGAATCCCGCTCACTTGTACaggatatataatatttaagtttcCAGTCATAATATGCTtatatcttttcttttcttttttttttttaaataaagcttTCTTTTATATGATTATTCTTAAGATTAAGCAAAGTCAAGAAGAGGGAGAGACTATGATAGATAAGATGGATGAACCTTTAATTTATTGACTGGTCATATGGGTTTCATattcatttaaattcatttttgtttcgAGACAGCTAATTCATTATCTGTTATTTATAACTTGTATATGTATTTAAATTAGGACCAGAAGGGCAACCGTGCACTATGATTGTAAGGACTACACACTGGACTGTACCTCATTACCGGATATGGGGTTTGCCTTTCTTCATGTTCTACTCCACAAGATTTTCTCAGTTTCTCCATGGAAGCCCTAATCAAAGCTTGCTCAGGACTCTACTTTGTCTCCTTTTATCTCCTTTGGTGAGTTCACATTCTTTAAAAGTAGATCAAGTGAAGCTCCAATTTGTTTTACATGCTAAGGGTAACACTACATTATAATAATTCTGGACAGAGGCGCGGAGTTTCCAAGTTCATTGAGTCCTATTTGCTATGGAAGCTTCCATTGCTGAAGTATGGATTGAAACCAGACCACCCATTTGAAGAAGACTATGCATCTTGCCAGATGGCTATCATGCCGGAGGGGTTTTTCTCTGAGGCTGAAAAGGGAAAGATTGTGTTCAAGAGAGCTTCAAAATGGTGGTTTTGGAAGGGAGGACTAGAGTTCGAGGACAACACTAAATTGGAGGCTGATGTTGTGATTCTTTGCACCGGTTATGATGGCAAGAAAAAGCTCAAAGCTTTCTTACCGGAGCCTTTCCAAAGTCTGCTCGAGCACCCTTCTGGTCTTCTGCCTTTATACAGGTGAGCTACACATTTAAAAGCCCTTTTGGATAGCACTTGCCAAGTCTCTGACTGGAAAGTAACATTGCTGCATTATCTAATTTTCTGGCAGGGGAACCATCCATCCACTGATACCAAACATGGCTTTTGTGGGATACATTGAGAGTGTTTCAAACCTTCACACAGCGGAGTTACGCAGCATATGGCTGAGTCGACTTATTGATGATAAATTTAAGCTTCCCAGTGCAGAGAAAATGCTTGAACAAACATCTAAAGAGATGGAAGTCATGAAGCAATCAACAAGGTTCTACAAGAGGCACTGCATCTCTACTTTCAGCATCAATCACAGTGATGAAATTTGCGAAGAAATGGGATGGAATGCTTGGAGGAAGAGGAATTGGTTACTTGAAGCATTTAGCCCTTATGGTAGCAAAGACTACGAGGACGAGAAATAAAGAAGCACCTTAAGCAAACACAGTGCCATCCAAAAAGTGGGAGATACTTATTTTTCCTGTTTATGTTCTTTCATTTGTATTACCAAACTACCAAAGAGtagataaaatgaaaataagggAAAGATTTTGTATAGGTGATTCACAACCTATATGACTAAATAAAGTTAATGTATCTAAGTTTGCATCTTAATTTATGCTCTCTGAGCCTTGAATTTTACTTCTAAATTGTGAGCAATTCAGCATAAACACTATGCAAAAGAACTGACATCTCTACTGTGACAAGAAGTATCActgatttttatttccttGTTAAACCAGAGTTGTTCAACTTGCTTGAGCTGAAAgtttaatatttcttatttcagAAATTGAGGGTCTAAACTCAGCTAACAGCTTCGTTAATTACAGAGGATTTTGAATCAAGCATGAACAAGGCAATACATTGAGATGTTCAACTGCTTTGAAGAAACTTCAAGGTCTCATCAATGTGTTTTTCAGGTTGGAACTGGTTGTTGTAGATGAGCTGAACCACTCCATTCTTGTCAAGAACGTAAGTCTGTCTCCCAGGCAATGATCCAAAGAAGTCTGCTGGAACCCCCCATTCTTTCCTCACCTTGTTACCCTCGTCGCTCAGCAATGTATATGGAAGCCTATACTTTTTTGCAAATGCctatattcattaaaaaatggtCATTCCTAAGGCACGATTGGCAATATTAcagaatgaaaataatattaaggtcatcttaaccatgcaatgtTGGTAAGCTAGATGCTTGTTGATAACTTGATATTGACATGGAAGAATGATTGACAAGATTCTATCCCTTAAAACAGGACAATACAACAGAATTACATAACTGTGCAGCTTCCTATTAAATGCTAACTGAACTAAAGGCAAACCTAATGACAGTTCAGCcagattaagagttaaaagaGCTTTCATATAACTTATTTGGTTTACTTAAATAAGCATAGAACTATACAAGGAAAGGTGCTTGAATAGAGCTGCATTAGAAGATAAGTTATTAGTTTGCATGGAAATTAATAAACTCAGTTGAAAGGACTCGTTTTTGTTTTCATCAAGAATTTCATTTCGGGAAGAAAGAGGAGGAAATAATACATTGCCTTGTAGCTGTTCCAATAACTGAAATATCTTACCTTGTGTGACGATGAATCATCACCACTAATCCCAATAACCTCAGCTCCtgctttcttaaatttctCATAAGAATCCCTAAAAGCGCATGCCTGCAAAAGTATCACTCACATTAGATTCTTCAAGACGTCAAGGTTGCATATTTCCTTGACGACTTGTCTAACTTAATGCATATCTCTTTACATAATCAATCAATACAAGAATTCACAATAATCAGATATTTTACTTCAGTTACTGGAACCCCTGAAAGAAACCCTTGTACAGAACCATAATCAAGcagaggaaaaataaaatcttcttAGTTCTCTTCCTCAAATCCCATTTACACTGGCTAATGAAGAACCAAAAGGAAAGGGACGGAAAGGAAAGGAGTATCAAGAcacaagaaaatgaataacaTTAATAAACAGGTGAAAATAAAGAACCTGTTTGGTGCAGCCAGGTGTCTCATCAGCAGGGTAAAAATAAACAACCACGGGCTTCCCTTTAAACTTGGATAGGCTCACATTCCTGCCCTCTTGATCTTTCAATGTGAAGGAAGGAGGCGCCTGTCCTTTGCTCACCTGTTATATGtgacatataatatatatgtaacaaataaaaacaaaattaatgacaaGTAACAAGCTGCGACATACAAGTTGAGTAAACTTGATGACGAAGCAATGCCATTAATGTACCTTGGCAGAAATGGAAGTCTTGAAAGATGTGGAAGATGGGATTGGCAAGttggaagaaaaagagaacCCGAGGCCATAAAATTGAGACTGTGATGATGATTTGGAGGGAATTGCGAGGCTTTGGGAAGGTGGGGTTCTGGGAGTTTGAGTGGGGAGAAAAGGTGGGAGAGTGTGCTTTGGGAGATTCAGTGAAGCAGCCATTTGAGTGGAAGAGATAAGGCTCTTGATGATGTCAAAAGCAACGTATGCACAACGTTTGAGTGTTTCTTGCTTGCTCGCTAGTTGGAGTGTATTATTTTACCAgttgttgttttgtttgtgGAAACATGAGGCAGATAAGAAGCTGTGGCGCTGGTCAAGATGAAGATGGAGATAGATTGGGATTGGCCTTCGTCGTGGATAATTGCAGACCCCAATCCCCTAATACATGATTAGCTTGAAAACTCACcattaatctaaaattaaaaaaggcgCATTCTTGTCATTGTAGAGACCTCAGGGAATTTTCTGAAAACGAGTAAAAATACATTGACACCCCTTTAATCGCcgaaaacttcaatttaaaCCCCGACTCCCAGTCACTGTAAAACCCAAAACCCTAACCTCACGACGTAAAGAGCGTGCGGGCGGTCTTGTTGAAAGTAGTTAAATTGGTTCCACCATCTCCAAATTGCGGTAGTTTCAAGAGAAATGGAGGGATTGCAGAAGTTTTTCAgtaaaattccaaaaaacGGATCATCAACATCAGgctcttattcttcttcttcttcttcttcgttaaCTGAGGCTGGTAGAGAATTACAAGGAATGGTTGCTGATTGTTCTTCCAGTGAACCTGTTATCATAGCCAGAGGTTCCAGGTACgattattgttttatatatatatatatatatatattgtctCAGATTCGtgttttttttccatttgaaTGGCTAAGATTTTTTCAAGTTAGTGTTTTTAGGTGATTTACGCATTGATTATGTTATTTCCATAAAACAAACTTATGTAGAAATTGGAGTTGATGATGAGGAGATTAAAGGGCTAAGCGAGTCAAAACCCGGATACATATGCCTGTGGTCTTGGTTTAAATTgtgcaaattcaaatttttgcctGTTGCTATCATGTCAGACTAAGTGGTCTTGGAGATACATGAACGTAAACCATTAGGCATAGGGATAATTTTTGTGCAACCTTTTGGATTTGCATAATTTATGAGTAACTTTCTGATAATGGCATTAGTtgatatatgttttattttatttgttctctaGTGCctaccatttttttatttttaactttttaatttagttattgtCGGAATGCAGTAGTCTTGAGGTAGAGATGTGTGGATGAGGTTAGTGTTGAGACAAAAACCTAGTAAGTTTTGTATAGATTGAGACTTGTAGCTCGATTCTTCACTAATTCCATACTGGGAAGAATAATTGTTGGGAGTTGTTCATATCACTTTTTATGTCGGACATGGCCTTCTCCAAATTGGTTAACAATGTTACTAGATCCAAAAACTGGTTAAGGGTATGTTGTCCTGGAATGAAGCTTAAAACGGATTGTGTCAGCTATTGAAAGTAAAAATAGAAGTGTTGAACTGTAATTTGAAACATCCAAGTGTTGAACTGTAATTTGAATCTCAGGATGTTTCGTTTCAAAGTAGGAGTGTTGCACTCAAATTTGAATCTCATTAATGTTGTGCTATTTATTGGATGCTTTTGATAGACAAATTTCTTTAACTGGAGGTATGTA from Citrus sinensis cultivar Valencia sweet orange chromosome 9, DVS_A1.0, whole genome shotgun sequence carries:
- the LOC102620154 gene encoding uncharacterized protein LOC102620154, with amino-acid sequence MEGLQKFFSKIPKNGSSTSGSYSSSSSSSLTEAGRELQGMVADCSSSEPVIIARGSRQVVSLWTCSKLCTFFFVAGVFVGYTLKRRVRSWASKLLRKLRDD
- the LOC102626590 gene encoding probable flavin-containing monooxygenase 1, producing MANYSKIAIIGAGVSGLAAVKQLRHHNPVVFEASDSIGGIWKSCSYNSTKLQSHRSDYEFTDFPWPNRDDPGFPSYTEILDYLESYAKHFDVFKCVRFNSKVVEVRFTGSLETTDSGGNLLPAGHPVWEVAVQTHNSNSIQRYGFEFLVVCTGKYGDVPIIPAFPNNKGPEVFEGQVLHSIDYCKLDKEAASQLLKDKKVAVVGFKKSAIDLAKECAESNQGPEGQPCTMIVRTTHWTVPHYRIWGLPFFMFYSTRFSQFLHGSPNQSLLRTLLCLLLSPLRRGVSKFIESYLLWKLPLLKYGLKPDHPFEEDYASCQMAIMPEGFFSEAEKGKIVFKRASKWWFWKGGLEFEDNTKLEADVVILCTGYDGKKKLKAFLPEPFQSLLEHPSGLLPLYRGTIHPLIPNMAFVGYIESVSNLHTAELRSIWLSRLIDDKFKLPSAEKMLEQTSKEMEVMKQSTRFYKRHCISTFSINHSDEICEEMGWNAWRKRNWLLEAFSPYGSKDYEDEK
- the LOC102620446 gene encoding peroxiredoxin Q, chloroplastic produces the protein MAASLNLPKHTLPPFLPTQTPRTPPSQSLAIPSKSSSQSQFYGLGFSFSSNLPIPSSTSFKTSISAKVSKGQAPPSFTLKDQEGRNVSLSKFKGKPVVVYFYPADETPGCTKQACAFRDSYEKFKKAGAEVIGISGDDSSSHKAFAKKYRLPYTLLSDEGNKVRKEWGVPADFFGSLPGRQTYVLDKNGVVQLIYNNQFQPEKHIDETLKFLQSS